In the genome of Candidatus Binatus sp., the window GCATGAACACGAACGTCGTGTCCTTGTCGACCAGCACCCGCTCCAGCGGGTCCATGATGAACGCGAACTTACGCGTCCTTTTCTTCCGTTTCGGCATCTTCGCTTGACCCTTGCGCATCGTGAAGTAACCCCGCCGCTATGCTGACCGCTGCCAGAGCCGCCGTCTCGCTCCTGAGGCGATTTGGCCCAAGTCCGGCGGCGACGAAGCCGGCGTTGGCGGCTTTCGCGCGCTCGTCATCGTCGAAGTCGCCCTCCGGTCCAACCGCTATCAATATCGCACGCGGATGCACGCGTCGAATCACCCCGGCGAGCGGTTGGCCGCCACTGGCGCAGATTACGGCGAGGGTCCGGGGCGGCACGCCGCGAACCATGTCGTCAACGCCGATCGGCGATCGCACTTCCATTGCGGCCGGGGAATGGCTTTGCTTTGCGGCGGCAATCGCGAGCCGGCCCCATCGCGCCAGCCGATCCGCTCCCGGCGAACGGACCAACCCGCGCGCACTGACGATCGGCCATAGCTCCGACGCACCCAACTCGGCCGCCTTCTCGACGATGAAGTCCATTCGCGGACCTTTGACGATTGCGGCGGCCAGAATGATTCGAGTTCGGGCGGGCGAAGACGGCGGCGGCGACGATGACTCGATGCGAACTACCGCGCGGTCGCGTTCGTAGCGCTCGATTGTGCCCTGATGCTCGACGCCCGCAAGATCGAGCAACGACACGCGCGCATCGACGGCGAGGCGCAGGACCGTGCGCATGTGATGCAACTCCGCGCCCTCGACGTGCGCGAGCCCGGTTGCGTCCGGCGCGCGAGCGATCGAAAAACGCCGCGGCGACAACGAAATGCGCATCAGCGTGGCGCTCGCGCCATCACGGCCGTGGTCCATCCGCGATGCGTTTTGCGGCTGAGACATCGCAGCGGCGACCGATAGTGATTCAACACTTCGCTGGCCTCGTCGGCGAGAAAACCGCCAAGGACGAGCCGCCCGCCGGGCGCGACGAGTCGCTTCAGATGCGGCGCGAGTTCGATCAATGTATGGCTCAGAATGTTGGCCGCGATCAGATCGAAGTGGCGATGAATCGAAGCGAGCGGCACCGATGAGAATCGGATTGATTTTTCCACGCCGTTCAGGCGCGCATTGAGACGCGCGTTTTCCAGCGCCGTCGGATCGGTATCGATTGCGATTATTTCGCACTCGACGCCGTCGCGCATCCCGAGCATCGCCGCCGCGATCGCCAACACGCCCGAGCCGGTGCCGGCATCGAGGATCGACTTTGGCGCGCGCGCGCCTACCAGCGATTCGATCGCGCGCAGAGCGCCGGCGGTAGTGGGATGGTGCCCGGTGCCGAAAGCCCGCGCGGGTTGGACAACGATGGTAGTTCGGCCGCGCTGATTCTCGCGCTTCCACGGCGGCACGATCAGTATTCGCCGCCCGACGCGAAACGGGCCGAACCGTTTCATCCACAGCGTGGACCATCCCGGATCGACGATCCTCCTCACGCTGCCGTTGCCGGTGCTGTCGCGCGCGGGGTCAGCCAGCATCCCGGCTTTTTCCAGGGTCAGTTTCAGGCGCGAGAGCTCGGCCGTCGAGATCGCGTCGAAGTAGGCCTCGAGCGCGACGGTCTTATCCTCGCGCGCGCGCGGCAACTTCATTCCGGCGACGGCGCATCCGAGGGCGCCGCCGGCGACGAGGATTCCCGCGGCTTCGTCCGCGAGATGCGCGTGGGTGCGGAATATCGCCCTAGTGTAAGTTTGCCTGGATGCCACTGCGCGTAGCATATTCTCCGGCCTTTGACTTTGGCATCCGCGGGCAGGGGTGACCCCTGCCCGTTGGCACGGCCGGCCAGTGTTAAGAGGCCGCGCTCCGTTGTCGCGCACGGGCACTACTAAAGCAAAGATGCGGGCGGAGTTTACCCTGAGCGAAGTCGAAGGGCCCTGTTAGAACTGGTCGGGCCGGAAGTTGGAGTCTGTCTTTTTTCTGTGATCCCGTCTTTGTGTCATTGTAGAGCGAAAGCTGCTGTAGCGAAGAATCCCGGATGCTCGTTTTTTGTGTCATCCCGACCGCAGCGGAGGGACCCCGGATCTTGTTCTCTGCTTTGCGCGTAAATTTTCTCGCGCTGTCACTGCGCTGCCGTCGCAACGGCTAAGGTGGTCGGGGACATCTAACGGCATCGGCTCGCATCGGATCGGATTTGCTCGCCTCAGACACAAGAAGACGCATTTCTTGCGTTGTCTATCGCACGCCGGTTTGGTAACTCACGGGCATGAATCTCCGCCACGCCGCCGCGCTCGCGCTTGCCTTTTCTGTGGCCATCCAGTCAGGGGTCCCCGCAGGATCGGCTTCGGGCGCAGGGCGTCATTCTGCAACGTACGATCCTTTCGTTGGCGGCCCCCCAACTGATGCGGATTCCTTGGCGGGAGCCCACTATAGCCCGGTCGATGGATTCTGTCTTATGCCGGGACCGGTGATGCCTGATTTCACAAGTCAAGATTGCAATTGGGGCTTAGAACCTCCACCGCGCCAAATCGATGTGGACATCAGATCGTCCGCGACCCAATGCGCGCAACACTATGGCAATAGCATCATCGTGGACGATTCGGCTCCCGCGACATTCAAGCTCAACCTAGGATCGCAAGGTGTCGATATCCAAACTTGGTGCGGGAATTTCGACGCACAGCTCAGGGCTGCCGGGTACGTTCCGGTGAGAGACCATAGCAATCGGAGACTGTTCAGGATTGTTCCCGTAGCTCGGACTGCGGGCTAAGTAAGGATGTTGCACCCGCTCGCGCCTTGCTGCGCGACATCTCGCCGTGATTGACGCATCGCGCGACGATTCCTTGCCGAGCACCAGATAGCCGAACTGGTTGCCTCGAAATCATCGCGCATCTGTGCGGATGGTCCGGCGTTTGTGTATGCCAAGTGTCGCGCTGAAACTGGCCTGAAATCGCGCAGGGCGCGCGAGATCCTTCGCTGCGCTCAGGATGACACAAAAAACCGAGCGGCCTCCGGTGTCATTCTGAGCGAAAGCTGCTGTGAGCCGAAGAATCTCGACGGACGCTCCGGCGTCCGGTGTCAGTTACGCAAAGCCCTCGTGGCAGGGCGGCGCCCCGGGCACGCGGCAAAGAAAAAGATCCGGGGTCCCTCGGCTGCGCTCGGGATGACCCAAAAAAGAGCGCGTCGCCCCCCCCATTGTTGACAGGATCGGGGGGGCGGGTTTGCGCGTGCCCGCGGCGGACGCGTAAACTCGCATCATTATCAGACTTCAATTGTTGCATCGTGGTGGAGGCGGGTTTCTTTGGTGCTGAACATAGCCCATCGCGGGGCGAGCGGTACTTTTCCCGAGAACACCGTGAGCGCGTTTCGCGCCGCCATCGACGCGGGCGCGGACATGTGCGAGCTGGACGCTCAGCTCAGCCGCGACGGCGCGGTCGTGGTGATCCATGACGAGACCGTCGAGCGCACGACCGATGGCAAGGGCGAAGTCGCGGAGCTGACGCTCGAGGAGCTCAAGCGATTGGACGCGGGCGCGAAGTTCAAGGGCGGCCCGTTCAAGGGCGCGCAAATTCCCACGCTCGACGAAGTCTTTTCAGTGACCAGTGGCAAATGTGGGCTAAACATCGAACTTAAGGCGGCCGGCCTCGAGCATCAGGTCGCGCAGATCATGCAGGCGCGCAACGCGCTGGCCGACAGCATCGTGTCGAGCTTCGAATGGGAATATCTCAAAAAACTCCAGCAGCTTCATTTCAATATTCGCGTCGGTCTGCTGGCCGAGGAGAAGCCGGTTGAGCTGATGATGAACGCGGTTGCGATGCGCGCGCATTCAATCAATCCGCGCTGGGACATGGTGACATCCGATCTGTGCAAGGCGGCGCACGAGCGCGGGCTGAAGCTGTACACCTGGACGGTGGATGCGGACTCGAGGATGCGGGCGCTAATCGAATGCGGCGTTGACGGGATCATGACGAACCATCCCGAGCGGCTGAGGAAGGTGGTGGGCGGCTGATGGGGCGTTTCGGCGACGACAAGATCGAGGAAGTCCGTTCGCGCGCCGATATCGTCGAGATCGTGGGCGCGCACGTGCGGCTGCGGCGGGCGGGGCGCAACTTCGTCGGGCTGTGTCCGTTCCACAACGAGAAGACGCCGTCGTTCTCGGTCAATGCCGAGCGCGGATTCTTTCATTGCTTCGGATGCGGCGCGGGCGGCAGCGTTTTCAATTTCATAATGCGCGTCGAGGGGCTGACGTTTCCCGAAGCGGTGCGCTCGCTCGCGCGCAAGTACGGCGTGAAACTGCCGGAACACGACCAATCCGGGCCGGCGGCGGGCGAGCGCGAAGCGATGCTCAAGGCCAGCGAGGTCGCCGCGGAGTTCTTCGCGCACGTGCTGTGGAACACGACCGACGGGGCGCTCGCGCGCGATTATTTGAAATCGCGCGGAATTAGCGCCGAGACGGCGCGGGCGTTCATGATCGGATTTGCGCCGAGCCGGCCGGCGTCGCTGGCCAAGGCGCTGGAAAAGCGCGGACTCGGCGAGGCGGGGCTGAAAGTGGGCTTGATCAGGAAACACGACTCGGTCGCCACCGACGCGGTTGTCACCGGCGCTGAGGCCTACGACATGTTTCGCGCGCGCGTGATGTTCCCGATTCGCGACGCGCAGGGGCGAGCGATCGCATTCGGGGGCCGGGTGCTCGACGCGCGCCTGCCCAAGTACATCAATTCGCCCGAATCGCCGCTGTACTCGAAAGCGCGGACTCTGTACGGACTGTTCGAAGCGCGCCAGGCGATTTCATCGAGCGCGTCGTCGGGGAAAGACCGTGCGATTATCGTCGAGGGTTACTTCGACGTGATTGTGCTGTGGCAGGCGGGGTTCAAGGAAGCGGTGGCGGGATGCGGCACGGCGCTGACGGTCGAGCAGTTGCGCGCGCTGAGCAGATACACGAAAAACGTAATCGCGTGTTTTGACGGCGACGCGGCGGGACGCAAAGCGTCGATGCGGGCGCTGGAGATTTTTTTGCAGGCGGGGTTGCTGGGCCGCGGGATTTTTATTCCGTCGGGTTTCGATCCCGACACGTTCGTTCGCGAGCGCGGCGCGGTCGCATTCGCGGAGTTGACGGACAAATCCGAGTTGCTGGTCGATTATTTTCTCAGCGAACAAGCGGGAGAGGCACGCGGATCAATAGCCGAGCGGGCGCGTGCGGCGAATCGCGTCGCCGAGATGCTCAAGCTGGTCGATGATCCGTTCCAGTTCGATTTGCTGGCGCGTAAAGCCGCCGACCTGCTCTCGATCGGCGAGGAAGTTCTGCGCAAAGAGGCGCGCGGGCCGCAATCAGGCTCGATGCAATCGCGATCGACACTGTCGCGGTTCGGGCGCGACCGCGCGGCGACCGCGAATCCGCCGGCCGCGTCGGGCGGCGGCGATGCCGGCTCGAAGGCCGAGATTGGCCTGGTAGCGATTGCGCTGTTGCATCCGGAACTGCGCGCCGAGATTGCACAGTCGGGCGCGACCGCGAATTTCGAGGAGATCCGGCTGGGCGGCGTGCTCGCCGACTTGTGCCGGACCGACGAAGCATACACGGCGCTCGAACAATGGACCGCGGAGCGGCTGTCGGCCGAGGAGCAAAGCCGAATCAGCGAGTTTGCGGTCGGTCCGCTGACCGACGACATCGGCGGCGACACTGAGAAAAATCCCAACGAACTGGGAAAATGCCGGGCGCTGGTGCTCGACTACGCCGGCGCGCTCGATCGGCGCCGCCGCGCGCATGAACTGGGGCGACTGCGCCAGAGCGCAGCCGAAGTGTCGGCGCGCGAGTCGGAACCGGGCGAGGCGGCAGCTGCTGCGCAGGCGGTGATTGCGCATCGACGGCAGGGGTGAGCAGGGGCAGGGGTGACCCCTGCACCCAGTATTAAGGCCGCGCTCCGTTGTCGCGCGCGGCAGGGCTGAGCCCTGCACCCGGTATTAAGGCCGCCCGCCGTTGTCGCGCGCGGCCACTGCTGCGGGCGCGCGGTTTTTTAATACTGGCAGCCGTGCCAACGGGCAGGGGCTGCGACCCCTGCACTCGCAGTTAGAAGACGCGAAAATCTGCGCAGCGCATCTTTTCGCGACTACGCGATGGAAGAGCCTGCGGGCGCGGCCCCTGCCAACGGGAGATGAGTTGAACTGATGTTGCGACGATCAGCCCTTAAGTATTCTGCGCGAACTTGCTACCATCAGGGCGTCCTGATGCATTTCAGAGGGCCCATAGCTCAGCCAGGTTCAGAGCTGCCGGCTCATAACCGGCTGGTCCCAGGTTCAAATCCTGGTGGGCCCATACCATTCGTTTCCGTGTTCCGCAGCATCGCCCGACGGGCCTTATCACTGCATCACGATGACGAACAAAAATCCTGCGCGAGGCGCACAAGCTAATGGAGTGGAGAATTGCGTGAAGAGATAAACCGGCTGATGGACCTCCAGGTCATCGACCGGCAACTGCAAGAGCTGGAGCAATCGCTGACGTCGATTGCCGGACGAGTTGACCAACTTCGCGATGAGAACCAGAACAACCAGGCCCAACTCGATCGCCTTACCGAACAAGACAAGGAAATAACCGCCGCGCGCAAAAAGGCCGAGCGTGAACTGGCCGAGGGCGAAGTCAGAATCCGCAACAAGCGGATGCGATTGACGCTGGTCCGCAACGACAAGGAATTGCAGGCGCTGACGCATGAGATCGAGTCGTCGAAGGAGACCAATCAGCGGCTCGAGAGCGAGTTGCTCACGTCGATGGAAGGCGCGGACGCGCGGACCGCGCGAATCAAGGAGCTCACCGAAGCGATCGCCA includes:
- a CDS encoding RsmE family RNA methyltransferase, translating into MRISLSPRRFSIARAPDATGLAHVEGAELHHMRTVLRLAVDARVSLLDLAGVEHQGTIERYERDRAVVRIESSSPPPSSPARTRIILAAAIVKGPRMDFIVEKAAELGASELWPIVSARGLVRSPGADRLARWGRLAIAAAKQSHSPAAMEVRSPIGVDDMVRGVPPRTLAVICASGGQPLAGVIRRVHPRAILIAVGPEGDFDDDERAKAANAGFVAAGLGPNRLRSETAALAAVSIAAGLLHDAQGSSEDAETEEKDA
- a CDS encoding 50S ribosomal protein L11 methyltransferase, whose product is MASRQTYTRAIFRTHAHLADEAAGILVAGGALGCAVAGMKLPRAREDKTVALEAYFDAISTAELSRLKLTLEKAGMLADPARDSTGNGSVRRIVDPGWSTLWMKRFGPFRVGRRILIVPPWKRENQRGRTTIVVQPARAFGTGHHPTTAGALRAIESLVGARAPKSILDAGTGSGVLAIAAAMLGMRDGVECEIIAIDTDPTALENARLNARLNGVEKSIRFSSVPLASIHRHFDLIAANILSHTLIELAPHLKRLVAPGGRLVLGGFLADEASEVLNHYRSPLRCLSRKTHRGWTTAVMARAPR
- a CDS encoding glycerophosphodiester phosphodiesterase yields the protein MLNIAHRGASGTFPENTVSAFRAAIDAGADMCELDAQLSRDGAVVVIHDETVERTTDGKGEVAELTLEELKRLDAGAKFKGGPFKGAQIPTLDEVFSVTSGKCGLNIELKAAGLEHQVAQIMQARNALADSIVSSFEWEYLKKLQQLHFNIRVGLLAEEKPVELMMNAVAMRAHSINPRWDMVTSDLCKAAHERGLKLYTWTVDADSRMRALIECGVDGIMTNHPERLRKVVGG
- the dnaG gene encoding DNA primase; protein product: MGRFGDDKIEEVRSRADIVEIVGAHVRLRRAGRNFVGLCPFHNEKTPSFSVNAERGFFHCFGCGAGGSVFNFIMRVEGLTFPEAVRSLARKYGVKLPEHDQSGPAAGEREAMLKASEVAAEFFAHVLWNTTDGALARDYLKSRGISAETARAFMIGFAPSRPASLAKALEKRGLGEAGLKVGLIRKHDSVATDAVVTGAEAYDMFRARVMFPIRDAQGRAIAFGGRVLDARLPKYINSPESPLYSKARTLYGLFEARQAISSSASSGKDRAIIVEGYFDVIVLWQAGFKEAVAGCGTALTVEQLRALSRYTKNVIACFDGDAAGRKASMRALEIFLQAGLLGRGIFIPSGFDPDTFVRERGAVAFAELTDKSELLVDYFLSEQAGEARGSIAERARAANRVAEMLKLVDDPFQFDLLARKAADLLSIGEEVLRKEARGPQSGSMQSRSTLSRFGRDRAATANPPAASGGGDAGSKAEIGLVAIALLHPELRAEIAQSGATANFEEIRLGGVLADLCRTDEAYTALEQWTAERLSAEEQSRISEFAVGPLTDDIGGDTEKNPNELGKCRALVLDYAGALDRRRRAHELGRLRQSAAEVSARESEPGEAAAAAQAVIAHRRQG
- a CDS encoding zinc ribbon domain-containing protein; translated protein: MREEINRLMDLQVIDRQLQELEQSLTSIAGRVDQLRDENQNNQAQLDRLTEQDKEITAARKKAERELAEGEVRIRNKRMRLTLVRNDKELQALTHEIESSKETNQRLESELLTSMEGADARTARIKELTEAIAKGRTDQAAAEKEIAAEVEELKSNIGKHRKSREKVAENVDASLLARYQMIFSRRAGVAVALATGGTCQGCRMRLPPQLYNEIQKHRQIHFCPNCQRVLYYKEQAEKPSS